Below is a window of Gammaproteobacteria bacterium DNA.
TTATCGCAATGACAGCGCGCATATTGTTACCGGCGACGTCAACAGAACGATTGAACACCTGCTGCACTTTGATATCCCGCTCGATCGTCTGCGCATCCGTGCGCGTGATCTCGAGGACCTGTTCCTCGAATTAACCGGCAAGGAACTGCGCGCCTGATGTGGAATCGAATTTACGCGCTTTTTGTCGCGCGCAACCTGGAGTTCATCCGCGACCGCTCCGCGCTTGCCTGGAGCGTTTTGTTGCCGATCCTGATTATCTTTGTCTTCGCCTTTGCGTTTACCGAGGAAAATCCGGAAAAATTCAAGGTTGGGGTGATCCTCGGCGACGAAACTGAAGGTGCAGCGGCGGCGTTTAAAGAGACACGCTTCATCAACTTCATCAATTTCGATGAAGTCGAGACCAATCTGTTTAAAGTAGAACGTCACCAGATTGACATGCTGTTCGACCCGAACACCAATCGCTACTGGATCAACCAGACCTCGCCCAATGGTTATATCGTAGAGAAGCTGTTGATTGCGGCCTATGCCGATTCTGCCGAGTCGCTGCAGCAAACCCTGGTCGAGGGCGATGAAATTCGTTATATCGACTGGGTTATTCCGGGCGTTATCGCGATGAACATCATGTGGGGTGCCCTGTTCGGCATCGGCTATGTAATCGTACGCTATCGCAAATTCGGCGTGCTCAAGCGCCTGCGCGCAACCCCGGTCACGGCGATTGAATTCCTGAGTGCCCAGATTTTGTCTCGGTTGTGGCTACTGGTAGTGGTTAATACCGTGATATTTATCTGCATGGATTATTTTGTCGGTTTTCGTATGCTGGGTTCCTATTTCAACCTGTTCCTGGTTTTTACGCTGGGTTGTATCAATTTAATTTGCTGCGGGCTGGTGGTCGCGGCCCGCATCTCGACCGAGGAGGTCGCCAACGGCGTTTTGAACCTGTTGAGCTGGCCGATGATGTTCCTGTCTGGCGTCTGGTTCTCGCTCGAAGGGGCACACCCGTGGATGCAGAAATTTGCCCTGATCCTGCCGCTTACCCATGTCACCGACGCGGCGCGTGAAATCATGATCGACGGTGCCAGCATCGTGCAAATTTCGGATCACCTGCTGGTGCTCGGTGTGTCGAGCGTAATCCTGCTATTGATTGGCGCGAGGATTTTTCAATGGGAGTGATATCCGACCAGACCATCCTGTTTTGCCTGCTGGGAATCGTATTCGGGCTGCTGGTATGGGGCAAGATCCGCTATGACCTGGTGGCGTTCGGGGCGCTCGTGGTTGCGATCGTGATCGGTGTCGTGCCGCAGGAGGAAGCCTTCTCAGGATTTGGTCACCATGCGACGGTCATCATTGCACTGGTATTAATCGTCAGCCGTGGTTTGTCGAACTCGGGTGCGATCGAGTTGATCGCCCGGCACGTGGTTGAAGGCGGGCGCTCGTTGTATCTCCATATCAGTATCATGTCGGGTGTATCAGCGGTACTGTCGGCGATGATGAACAATGTCGCGGCGCTTGCGCTGCTGATGCCGATCGATATGCAGGCGGCGAAGAAAGCCAAGCGCAACGTGCGTTTAAGCCTGATGCCGCTATCGTTCGCGTCGATTCTCGGCGGCATGATTACGCTGATCGGCACCCCGCCCAATATCATCATTGCGAGTTTTCGTGAAACCGCGATAGGCGAGCCTTTCGGCATGTTCGACTTTTCACCGGTGGGTGCGGTCACGGCCCTGGCCGGAGTAATATTTATTGTCCTCGTCGGCTGGCGGCTGATTCCGGATGCCGACAACGATGAAAGCGGGCTCGAGCTACCATTACCACACGAAGACTACGTGGCCGAAGTTCGCGTCCCGGAAAATGCGACCGTTATCGGCCGGCGCGTGCGGGATCTGGACGGCGAGGCGGATGAAGCCGATGTTGCGATCGTCGGCCTGGTGCGCAAGGGTAAGCGGTTACCCGGTCGTGCGCGGCTCGAGGAAATTCGCAAGGGGGATATCCTGGTGATCGAGTCCGATGCG
It encodes the following:
- a CDS encoding ABC transporter permease — translated: MWNRIYALFVARNLEFIRDRSALAWSVLLPILIIFVFAFAFTEENPEKFKVGVILGDETEGAAAAFKETRFINFINFDEVETNLFKVERHQIDMLFDPNTNRYWINQTSPNGYIVEKLLIAAYADSAESLQQTLVEGDEIRYIDWVIPGVIAMNIMWGALFGIGYVIVRYRKFGVLKRLRATPVTAIEFLSAQILSRLWLLVVVNTVIFICMDYFVGFRMLGSYFNLFLVFTLGCINLICCGLVVAARISTEEVANGVLNLLSWPMMFLSGVWFSLEGAHPWMQKFALILPLTHVTDAAREIMIDGASIVQISDHLLVLGVSSVILLLIGARIFQWE